A single region of the Enterococcus mundtii genome encodes:
- a CDS encoding MerR family transcriptional regulator codes for MREMDKRSELLSIGELAKITGVNIKSLRYCEQVGVLLPVYINPDSGYRYYSLAQVSAVELIQACVEIGLPLKELHRFSDPNNSIDYLSFLSYSEELMKQKIDSLQQNLKGMQEVKEEINLLKTYRHSKKQHIRQLSEKYLYVFPYQQTDNKKTLYTEAANLFDRSMEAGYEPLYDFGILYEFIDKNVHQYMYIEIKPTKNVGNNIKILPSGEYACRFSPKSYGERLPELFPEIFKKKSTVLAIEAEASTGTLEEIVYEIRVFSEGMND; via the coding sequence ATGAGAGAAATGGACAAAAGAAGTGAATTGTTGAGTATCGGAGAATTGGCGAAAATAACCGGTGTCAATATTAAATCGTTAAGATATTGTGAACAAGTCGGGGTATTATTGCCGGTATACATCAATCCAGATTCTGGCTATCGCTATTATTCCTTAGCGCAAGTGAGTGCGGTCGAGCTGATTCAAGCATGTGTAGAGATTGGGTTGCCTTTAAAGGAATTACATCGCTTCAGTGATCCGAATAATTCCATCGATTACCTATCTTTTTTATCATATAGCGAAGAATTAATGAAACAAAAAATCGATTCGCTCCAACAAAATTTAAAAGGAATGCAAGAGGTAAAAGAAGAAATTAATTTGTTAAAAACATATCGACATTCTAAAAAGCAACATATTCGGCAATTGTCAGAAAAGTACTTATATGTTTTTCCTTATCAACAGACTGATAACAAAAAGACACTTTATACAGAAGCAGCCAATTTGTTTGATCGATCGATGGAAGCAGGGTATGAGCCTTTATATGATTTTGGTATTCTCTATGAATTTATTGATAAAAACGTGCACCAGTATATGTATATAGAAATCAAGCCTACAAAAAATGTCGGTAACAATATCAAGATTTTACCTAGTGGAGAATACGCATGCCGATTTAGTCCTAAAAGTTACGGTGAGCGCCTTCCAGAGTTGTTTCCAGAAATATTTAAAAAAAAGTCGACTGTTCTTGCGATCGAAGCAGAAGCTTCCACTGGAACATTAGAAGAAATCGTTTATGAGATTCGAGTTTTCAGCGAGGGAATGAATGATTGA
- a CDS encoding NusG domain II-containing protein: MHNFRKSGIKPWDIIIISILVVASFVPTIVFALSFDNAEIGNSVKYAVVKIDGKEVERFDLDEISSKMVTYYPSDTQYNIVEIHEGKIRVKEDNSPDQIAVRTDWISEPGQTSICLPHRLVITIEQEGQSDYHIY; encoded by the coding sequence ATGCACAACTTTCGTAAATCAGGTATAAAACCTTGGGATATCATCATTATTAGTATTCTGGTAGTTGCTTCTTTCGTTCCGACAATTGTCTTTGCTTTGTCATTTGATAACGCAGAAATCGGTAATAGTGTGAAGTATGCAGTAGTCAAAATCGACGGAAAAGAAGTCGAACGATTTGATTTAGATGAAATCAGTAGCAAGATGGTGACTTACTATCCATCTGATACCCAATACAATATTGTCGAAATCCATGAAGGCAAGATCAGAGTTAAAGAAGATAATAGTCCCGATCAAATCGCTGTCAGAACTGACTGGATCTCGGAACCTGGACAAACAAGTATCTGTTTGCCGCATCGACTAGTCATTACAATTGAACAAGAAGGACAGTCGGATTATCATATCTATTAA
- the rpmF gene encoding 50S ribosomal protein L32: MAVPARKTSKAKKRLRRTHQSLTKPEISFDELTGDYRRSHHVSLKGYYKGRKVTE, from the coding sequence ATGGCAGTACCAGCAAGAAAAACATCGAAAGCAAAAAAACGTTTGCGACGAACACACCAAAGTTTGACGAAACCAGAGATTTCTTTTGACGAGTTGACTGGTGATTATCGTCGAAGCCATCATGTCTCTTTAAAAGGCTACTATAAAGGACGCAAAGTGACAGAATAA
- the rpsN gene encoding 30S ribosomal protein S14, with the protein MAKKSKIAKMNKQVALINKYSEQRQELKAANDYEGLAKLPKESNPNRLKLRDQTDGRPRGYMRKFGMSRITFRELAHQGLIPGVKKASW; encoded by the coding sequence GTGGCAAAAAAATCAAAAATTGCAAAAATGAATAAGCAAGTAGCTTTGATCAATAAATATAGTGAACAACGTCAAGAGTTGAAAGCAGCAAATGATTATGAAGGACTAGCTAAGTTGCCCAAAGAGTCCAATCCTAATCGTTTAAAACTTAGAGATCAAACAGATGGACGTCCTCGAGGCTACATGAGAAAATTTGGCATGTCTCGAATCACTTTTAGAGAACTGGCACATCAAGGATTGATCCCAGGAGTTAAAAAAGCAAGTTGGTAA
- a CDS encoding C39 family peptidase → MKRGFISKGICGFTILAILASSFGVSQVFAEDSSTMETSTESTQTSAAPQIKSTETNEVSQEKETEIPAQETQQTPPVQASEAKEAQPEQPQTAIVDGVEVVLQAPEKAGKNEADITQAPKEELIEGSPRLFRAAVQTIPMYRLFNPHSGEHFYTRDTGERDHLRRIGWNYEGVGWQAPTSGDPVYRLYNRYNGEHFYTLNAKERDSITKQGWKYEGIGWYSYKGANAIPVSRLYNKRVNWHHYTLDENEKKVITKQGWVYEGVGWYAVGSGQQNQEDYKLLGVKNYNQYALGAPSGCEGASLLQALQYKGKITNWSLTQFLNTIPKSPNGNPNSGFVGSPFVENSWTYSAIYPTPLTAWGKKYGNVQNISGSSMSTLLNEVKNGHPVVAWVTINFQPIRWGNWNFGIAANNNHAVTLDGYNKGSNQVHVSDPISGSYWMNRATFENIYNARKYAVVVR, encoded by the coding sequence ATGAAAAGGGGATTTATTTCTAAGGGGATTTGTGGGTTCACGATACTTGCGATTTTAGCGAGTTCGTTTGGTGTGAGTCAAGTTTTTGCAGAGGATTCGTCTACAATGGAAACCTCGACTGAATCGACTCAAACGTCAGCAGCTCCACAGATAAAAAGTACAGAAACGAATGAAGTCAGTCAAGAGAAAGAAACAGAGATACCCGCGCAAGAGACACAACAAACACCACCAGTACAAGCGAGTGAAGCAAAAGAAGCTCAACCAGAGCAACCACAAACTGCAATCGTCGATGGAGTAGAAGTAGTTTTGCAAGCGCCGGAAAAAGCTGGTAAAAACGAAGCTGATATCACGCAAGCGCCAAAAGAGGAATTGATCGAAGGTTCTCCAAGATTATTTCGAGCAGCTGTGCAAACGATTCCAATGTATCGTTTATTCAATCCACATAGTGGGGAGCATTTTTACACGAGAGATACTGGTGAACGAGATCATTTAAGAAGGATTGGTTGGAATTACGAAGGTGTTGGTTGGCAGGCACCGACAAGTGGTGATCCAGTCTATCGTTTGTACAATCGCTACAATGGAGAACATTTTTATACGTTGAACGCAAAAGAAAGAGATAGTATCACGAAACAAGGCTGGAAGTATGAAGGAATCGGTTGGTATTCCTATAAAGGAGCGAATGCCATTCCTGTCAGTCGTTTATATAATAAACGAGTCAACTGGCACCATTACACATTAGATGAAAACGAGAAAAAAGTAATCACGAAACAAGGCTGGGTCTATGAAGGTGTTGGTTGGTACGCAGTTGGCAGTGGTCAACAAAATCAAGAGGACTATAAGCTATTGGGTGTGAAAAATTACAACCAATATGCGTTGGGTGCGCCAAGTGGATGTGAAGGGGCTTCTTTATTACAGGCACTTCAATATAAAGGAAAGATCACCAACTGGAGTTTGACTCAATTTTTGAATACAATTCCTAAATCTCCGAATGGTAATCCAAACAGCGGTTTTGTCGGCAGCCCATTTGTCGAAAACTCATGGACTTATTCTGCAATTTATCCTACACCTTTGACGGCGTGGGGCAAGAAGTACGGAAATGTCCAAAATATTTCAGGTAGCTCGATGAGTACGTTGTTAAACGAAGTCAAAAATGGCCATCCGGTTGTTGCTTGGGTGACGATCAACTTTCAGCCAATCCGTTGGGGAAATTGGAATTTTGGTATCGCAGCGAATAATAATCATGCGGTCACTCTTGATGGATATAATAAAGGAAGTAATCAAGTCCATGTATCTGATCCTATCAGTGGTTCTTATTGGATGAATCGGGCAACATTTGAGAATATTTATAATGCACGTAAATATGCGGTAGTTGTAAGATAG
- a CDS encoding ABC transporter ATP-binding protein: MREIVISINELKKEIQLAKGNLLQVLTDISFEVKQQEFVSIVGPSGSGKTTLLHCISSLLPPTKGEVLIDGKSPYGWSAAKLAKFRRKKIGFIFQDFQLIPSLSAYDNMVLPGTLNGHKIKRGNVDTLAERLELKADLHQPIDALSGGEQQKVAIGRTILADPEILFLDEPTSALDTHSRILIMEVLKELVSKGKTIVMVTHDLELASQSSRAIVIKDGRIHNNISSPTLETLIF, encoded by the coding sequence ATGAGAGAGATAGTTATTTCAATAAACGAATTAAAAAAAGAGATACAGCTTGCGAAAGGAAATCTTTTACAAGTGCTGACTGATATTTCTTTTGAAGTAAAGCAACAAGAGTTTGTATCGATCGTAGGACCTTCTGGTTCAGGAAAAACAACGTTGCTTCATTGTATTTCTAGCTTATTACCTCCTACAAAAGGAGAGGTGTTAATTGATGGTAAATCACCATATGGATGGAGTGCAGCGAAATTAGCAAAGTTTCGTCGTAAAAAAATTGGTTTTATTTTTCAAGATTTTCAACTCATACCTTCATTGTCAGCCTACGATAATATGGTACTCCCAGGAACATTGAATGGGCACAAAATAAAAAGGGGAAATGTCGATACTTTGGCAGAACGATTGGAATTAAAAGCGGATTTACACCAGCCTATTGATGCTCTTTCGGGTGGTGAACAACAAAAAGTTGCAATTGGGCGCACAATATTAGCAGATCCAGAAATATTGTTTTTAGATGAACCTACTAGCGCATTAGATACTCACTCACGTATCCTTATTATGGAAGTACTTAAAGAATTAGTAAGCAAAGGAAAGACAATCGTTATGGTGACTCATGATCTAGAGCTTGCCAGTCAATCTTCCAGAGCAATTGTTATAAAGGATGGGCGCATTCATAATAATATAAGTTCGCCAACATTGGAAACCCTCATATTCTAA